From Methanothrix sp., the proteins below share one genomic window:
- a CDS encoding DHH family phosphoesterase: MIISRKGSVNIENICASLKKLAEYGAEAISRSGDVLVVSHIDADGLTAAGVICTALSRRGIDHTPLFFKQLTKNELESIADVGSDLVVFTDLGSGMIREISALGIKAVIADHHRPGSTERCGGIVHINPHLVGGDGATQISGSGTAFLLANALGKNEDLSALAVVGAVGDLQDLSSGRLVGLNRRIIETGSRAGVLSFGPDIKLFGKQTRPVFKMLEYSTDPYIPGLSGDEEACISFLKEIGIRLGGERWRRWIDLDQDERARIVSALIRHGLRSGIPGFRLERLVGEVYTLTREREGTELRDASEFSTLLNATARYGHSRTGLDVCLGDRDGALEDARLLLSQHRQNLLNGIKLVKERGLIQLSNIQYFDAGEDILDTIVGIVAGMVFQMADRSKPILAFASAPDGMLKVSARGTQDLVRAGLDLSRAVSASAGEVGGVGGGHTIAAGATIPPQSRDEFLSIIDRIVGEQLNRNRSA, translated from the coding sequence GTGATCATCTCTCGAAAGGGGTCGGTGAACATAGAGAACATCTGTGCATCTCTGAAGAAGCTGGCTGAGTATGGTGCGGAGGCAATCTCCAGATCAGGTGATGTCCTGGTTGTATCGCATATCGATGCTGATGGTCTGACAGCAGCTGGAGTGATATGCACAGCCCTCTCAAGAAGGGGCATAGATCACACGCCACTCTTCTTCAAGCAGCTTACCAAAAACGAACTTGAGAGCATCGCAGATGTGGGCTCAGATCTGGTGGTATTTACAGACCTGGGAAGCGGCATGATCCGGGAGATCTCAGCTCTCGGCATCAAAGCTGTTATCGCGGACCACCACCGCCCCGGCAGCACTGAACGCTGCGGGGGGATAGTCCACATCAATCCGCATCTGGTTGGTGGGGATGGCGCGACCCAGATAAGCGGCAGCGGGACTGCATTCCTTCTCGCGAATGCCCTTGGGAAGAATGAGGACCTCTCTGCGCTCGCGGTCGTCGGCGCTGTCGGCGATCTCCAGGACCTTTCATCGGGCAGGCTCGTTGGCCTCAACCGCAGGATAATAGAGACCGGATCGAGGGCGGGCGTACTCTCCTTCGGCCCTGATATCAAACTCTTCGGCAAACAGACACGTCCTGTCTTCAAGATGCTTGAGTATTCAACAGATCCGTACATTCCAGGGCTCTCAGGAGATGAGGAGGCGTGCATCTCCTTCCTAAAAGAGATCGGCATACGGCTCGGAGGAGAGCGATGGAGAAGGTGGATAGATCTGGACCAGGATGAGCGCGCCAGAATTGTGTCTGCACTGATCCGTCATGGTCTGCGTTCTGGAATTCCAGGCTTCAGGCTTGAGCGTCTCGTCGGAGAGGTCTACACGCTCACAAGGGAGAGGGAGGGCACGGAGCTCAGGGATGCGAGCGAGTTCTCCACGCTCCTGAACGCAACAGCGAGGTACGGCCACTCGCGGACCGGCCTGGATGTCTGCCTTGGCGACAGGGATGGGGCGCTGGAGGATGCTAGGCTTCTTCTGAGCCAGCACAGGCAGAACCTTCTGAACGGCATAAAGCTGGTGAAGGAGCGCGGTCTGATACAGCTATCGAACATACAGTACTTCGATGCGGGTGAGGATATACTCGATACCATAGTGGGAATCGTGGCTGGGATGGTATTTCAGATGGCAGACAGATCAAAGCCCATTCTGGCATTTGCATCTGCTCCTGATGGCATGCTCAAGGTCTCGGCGCGGGGGACGCAGGATCTTGTGAGAGCGGGCCTGGATCTCTCGCGTGCGGTATCTGCATCAGCCGGTGAGGTTGGCGGCGTCGGAGGAGGCCACACCATCGCAGCCGGCGCAACGATACCACCACAGAGCAGGGATGAGTTTCTCTCGATAATTGACAGAATCGTTGGGGAGCAGCTTAATAGGAACCGGAGCGCTTGA
- a CDS encoding replication protein A: MKDIEQIVSRLSELGIDVSTGDVEKRYRLLVDKFQVPPREAQRSVLNYYLKEKGIALPSRKSEQVKINQIREPGRWVDLEAKVLSLFDSPSPAISQAGILGDDTGNIRFVKWAKSGQPDLVEGRSYLLRNLVTDEFQGRFSVKINRNTEITELERDIESAVLPQSSADYRVVDISGPGQWINLRAKVVQLWEPSSDSIQQQGLLGDETGVVRFVKWAKSGQPDLVEGRSYLLRNLVTDEFQGRFSVKINRSTVIEETEEPIEVSLNRRISGAIVDIQKGSGLIKRCPTCRRPLSKGICAEHGKVEGVYDLRVKAAIDDGLMVQDILINRERVEELIGLTMEQAKEMAMEALDHEVVLALIEEKLIGKYFEVTGPVRDRYLLVDSIKEMAFSEEEMSQLVSRAEGL; the protein is encoded by the coding sequence ATGAAAGATATTGAACAGATCGTATCCAGGCTCAGCGAGCTTGGGATCGATGTCAGCACCGGGGATGTGGAGAAGAGATACCGCCTTCTTGTCGATAAGTTTCAGGTCCCTCCCCGGGAGGCGCAGAGAAGTGTTCTCAACTACTACCTGAAGGAGAAGGGCATCGCGCTCCCCTCCAGAAAGAGCGAGCAGGTGAAGATAAACCAGATCCGCGAGCCTGGAAGGTGGGTGGACCTGGAGGCGAAGGTCCTGAGCCTGTTTGATTCCCCCAGTCCGGCGATATCCCAGGCAGGGATCCTTGGTGACGATACGGGAAACATACGGTTTGTCAAGTGGGCGAAGTCTGGGCAGCCCGATCTCGTCGAGGGAAGGAGCTATCTTCTTAGGAATCTTGTTACAGACGAGTTCCAGGGCAGGTTCAGCGTCAAGATAAACAGAAACACTGAGATCACAGAGCTCGAGAGGGATATAGAATCTGCTGTGCTTCCACAGAGCTCTGCAGATTACAGGGTCGTGGACATCAGCGGGCCGGGGCAGTGGATCAACCTCAGGGCCAAGGTCGTCCAGCTCTGGGAGCCCTCAAGCGACTCTATCCAGCAGCAGGGTCTTCTCGGAGATGAGACCGGAGTCGTGAGGTTTGTCAAGTGGGCGAAGTCCGGGCAGCCCGATCTCGTCGAGGGAAGGAGCTATCTTCTTAGGAATCTTGTTACAGACGAGTTCCAGGGCAGGTTCAGCGTCAAGATAAACAGAAGCACTGTCATAGAGGAGACCGAAGAGCCGATCGAGGTATCGCTGAACAGAAGGATCTCAGGCGCCATAGTCGATATACAGAAGGGCTCCGGTCTCATCAAGAGATGCCCTACATGTAGGCGCCCCCTCTCGAAGGGCATATGCGCAGAGCACGGAAAGGTCGAGGGTGTTTACGATCTCAGGGTCAAGGCTGCAATAGATGACGGGCTCATGGTCCAGGACATCCTGATAAACCGCGAGCGTGTTGAGGAGCTCATCGGCCTCACAATGGAGCAGGCGAAGGAGATGGCCATGGAGGCGCTTGATCATGAGGTTGTCCTAGCGCTCATCGAGGAGAAGCTGATAGGAAAGTACTTCGAGGTCACCGGGCCGGTGAGGGACAGGTACCTTCTGGTGGACAGCATAAAGGAGATGGCTTTCAGTGAGGAAGAGATGTCCCAGCTTGTGAGCAGGGCGGAGGGACTATGA
- a CDS encoding argininosuccinate synthase → MTDKAEVALAYSGGLDTSVCIPLLRERYGMRRVVTVLVDVGQPPEDIERGNRRAEKLSDEHYVIDAKDEFVRDYIFPLIKANGSYEGYVLGTAIARPLIARKVVDVARKLGINALAHGCTGRGNDQLRFEAVFRATGMRVIAPMRDLDLSREWEIDYAREHGIDVQASKDRPWSIDENLWSRSIEGGMLEDPLFEPPEEIYAWTRTPDGSVPPEIVEIEFERGVPVALNGERLGGVELIRRLNLIAGRHGIGRTDMIEDRVLGLKARENYEHPAATVLLRAHRDLEQLVLSRAELRFKAGVDEAWAEMAYMGLVDDPLFADLNAFIDQASSRVNGVVRMKLFCGNAMPVGRRSPDALYSQEMVSFDSQMLSQRDAEGFAKYHGFQARLLRKRSG, encoded by the coding sequence ATGACAGATAAAGCTGAGGTTGCTCTTGCTTATTCCGGCGGGCTTGACACATCTGTTTGCATTCCGCTTCTGCGTGAGCGTTACGGCATGAGGCGCGTTGTCACGGTTCTTGTTGATGTGGGCCAGCCCCCAGAGGACATCGAACGCGGAAACAGGCGGGCTGAGAAGCTGAGCGACGAACACTATGTCATAGACGCAAAGGATGAGTTCGTCAGAGACTACATTTTCCCGCTCATCAAGGCCAATGGCTCCTACGAGGGATATGTCCTCGGAACCGCCATAGCGAGGCCTCTGATAGCCAGGAAGGTCGTCGATGTTGCAAGAAAGCTGGGAATAAACGCACTGGCACACGGATGCACAGGAAGGGGTAACGACCAGCTCAGGTTCGAGGCAGTCTTCAGGGCCACCGGAATGAGGGTCATTGCGCCCATGAGGGACCTGGACCTCTCAAGGGAGTGGGAGATCGACTATGCGAGGGAGCACGGCATAGACGTCCAGGCATCGAAAGATCGCCCATGGTCCATCGACGAGAACCTGTGGTCGAGATCCATCGAGGGAGGGATGCTCGAGGACCCGCTCTTCGAGCCGCCCGAGGAGATCTACGCCTGGACCAGAACACCAGACGGAAGCGTGCCGCCGGAGATTGTAGAGATCGAGTTCGAGCGCGGCGTGCCTGTGGCGCTCAATGGCGAGCGGCTCGGCGGGGTCGAGCTGATCAGGCGGTTGAATCTCATTGCAGGAAGGCATGGAATAGGACGCACAGACATGATAGAGGATCGCGTGCTGGGGCTCAAGGCCAGAGAGAACTACGAGCATCCTGCTGCGACCGTTCTCCTGAGGGCCCACAGGGATCTTGAGCAGCTTGTGCTCTCCCGAGCAGAGCTCAGGTTCAAGGCCGGCGTCGATGAGGCATGGGCCGAGATGGCCTACATGGGACTGGTGGACGATCCGCTTTTCGCAGACCTGAATGCGTTCATCGACCAGGCCAGCTCCAGGGTCAATGGAGTCGTTCGCATGAAGCTATTCTGTGGCAATGCGATGCCTGTGGGCAGGAGATCCCCCGACGCGCTCTACTCCCAGGAGATGGTATCGTTCGACTCACAGATGCTGAGCCAGCGGGATGCCGAGGGCTTCGCAAAGTATCACGGCTTCCAGGCCAGGCTGCTCAGGAAGAGATCTGGCTGA
- a CDS encoding transcriptional regulator, whose product MEKELLTRGVINVLREAGFLVSSMCDIRPRSFDLAARREELLLLLKILSNIDGLNERTAREITRLAGHLLGQPLIVGEKTRDQMLERGAVYFRYGVPTVSLPTLADYLLGGIPPLVYAAHGGLYVKIDGEMLRKLRMERGISIGELAAELGVSRRTVSKYESESMDTSIDIALKLEEIFDEELIQAVDIFRQRFVEEANAEVKDSILRRLVELGLRVFPISQAPFNAITRDDEMVVLTGVSRLTTSMIKRARLMSSLSSVTLTHSALIVDGETRIDRIERTAVIGRKEIEKIDSRKDFADLLMMKRESSAY is encoded by the coding sequence ATGGAGAAGGAGCTTCTGACTCGCGGCGTGATAAACGTGCTGAGAGAGGCGGGCTTCCTGGTCTCGTCCATGTGCGACATCAGGCCAAGGAGCTTTGATCTTGCAGCCAGGCGAGAGGAGCTGCTCCTGCTGCTCAAGATACTCTCGAACATCGACGGGCTGAACGAGCGCACAGCCCGCGAGATCACCAGACTTGCAGGCCATCTGCTAGGGCAGCCGCTGATTGTGGGTGAGAAGACCAGAGATCAGATGCTCGAGCGGGGTGCGGTCTACTTCAGGTATGGGGTTCCGACGGTGAGCCTGCCGACGCTTGCAGACTACCTGCTGGGAGGCATCCCCCCTCTCGTCTACGCGGCACATGGCGGTCTTTATGTTAAAATCGATGGGGAGATGCTCCGGAAGCTGAGGATGGAGCGCGGGATATCGATCGGCGAGCTGGCAGCAGAGCTCGGCGTTTCGAGGCGCACTGTGAGCAAGTACGAGAGCGAGTCGATGGATACATCGATAGATATAGCGCTGAAGCTCGAGGAGATCTTCGATGAGGAGCTGATCCAGGCCGTGGATATCTTCAGGCAGCGTTTCGTGGAGGAGGCCAACGCAGAGGTGAAGGACAGCATTCTACGCAGACTTGTGGAGCTCGGGCTTCGTGTATTTCCTATATCTCAGGCCCCCTTCAACGCAATAACGAGAGATGATGAGATGGTGGTACTCACGGGTGTGAGCAGACTCACCACAAGCATGATCAAGCGTGCGAGGCTCATGAGCAGCCTGTCATCCGTCACACTCACACACTCTGCGCTCATAGTCGATGGCGAGACGAGGATAGATAGGATAGAGAGGACCGCAGTCATAGGCCGGAAGGAGATAGAGAAGATCGATAGCAGGAAGGACTTCGCAGATCTCCTGATGATGAAGCGCGAGAGCTCCGCCTATTAG
- a CDS encoding phosphoribulokinase, with the protein MRLLEKIRESGRVFVVAVAGDSGSGKTTFTRGIRRMLGEDMVGTFSMDDYHSLDRRQRKALGITPLRPEANRLDLLAEHLEMLRRGLAIEKPVYDHATGEIRGPVVFEPSPVIIVEGLHPFYTQELRDLSDFKIFVDPSRAVKRRWKLRRDVGERGYAPEDVMREILEREPDYKLYVDVQKVYAEMVIKIQDSRIPPEWTEIARGSGSERYSVRIIQQILDQPLDEVDLTIDLSRIMRLTEREFSIEFQRDDYYGKKVGVMTLDGEFPLTMIRDLERKLCNFLGRDLPSVAEGIHEDQACHVNAAEMAQLILIWRFLEKIAHLA; encoded by the coding sequence ATGAGACTTCTTGAGAAGATCCGCGAATCTGGAAGGGTGTTTGTTGTTGCGGTCGCCGGAGATAGTGGATCCGGCAAGACGACGTTCACCAGGGGCATCCGTCGGATGCTTGGCGAGGATATGGTCGGCACATTCTCCATGGATGACTATCACAGTCTTGATCGCAGGCAGCGAAAGGCTCTGGGGATAACGCCGCTGAGACCGGAGGCGAACAGGCTCGATCTGCTGGCCGAGCATCTGGAGATGCTCCGGAGGGGGCTTGCGATAGAAAAGCCCGTTTATGATCACGCAACCGGAGAGATAAGGGGACCGGTCGTATTCGAGCCCTCACCTGTGATCATTGTCGAGGGCCTCCATCCGTTCTACACACAAGAGCTCAGGGATCTCTCGGACTTCAAGATCTTCGTCGATCCCAGCAGGGCTGTGAAGAGGAGATGGAAGCTCCGGAGGGATGTGGGGGAGCGGGGCTACGCTCCAGAGGATGTTATGAGGGAGATCCTGGAGAGAGAGCCAGACTACAAGCTCTACGTGGATGTCCAGAAGGTCTATGCTGAGATGGTGATAAAGATCCAGGACTCTAGGATCCCTCCGGAATGGACAGAGATTGCGAGGGGCTCTGGCAGTGAGAGGTACTCGGTGAGGATCATACAGCAGATTCTCGATCAGCCCTTGGACGAGGTCGATCTGACGATAGACCTGAGCAGGATAATGCGGCTCACAGAGCGCGAGTTCTCGATAGAGTTCCAGAGGGACGACTACTACGGGAAGAAGGTGGGGGTCATGACCCTCGATGGTGAGTTTCCCCTTACCATGATCAGAGATCTGGAGAGGAAGCTCTGCAACTTTTTAGGCAGAGATCTGCCCTCTGTGGCAGAAGGGATACATGAGGATCAGGCTTGCCACGTCAATGCGGCCGAGATGGCCCAGCTCATTCTGATCTGGAGGTTCCTCGAGAAGATCGCACATCTCGCCTGA
- a CDS encoding nitroreductase family protein, with amino-acid sequence MDVIEAIRKRRSIRKYQERPVEEEKLNRILEAGRLAPSAKNLQDWKFIVVRDPERRRRLAEAAKNQWFIAEAPVVIAACGTETRYVMTCGQHTYTIDVSIALDHMTLEATELGLGTCWIGAFYEDRVKKILEVPENVRVVALLPLGYPAEDPAPRPRKPIEEIVCYERWC; translated from the coding sequence ATGGATGTGATCGAGGCCATAAGAAAGAGGAGGAGCATAAGGAAGTATCAGGAGAGGCCTGTGGAGGAGGAGAAGCTCAACCGCATACTTGAGGCCGGAAGGCTTGCCCCATCTGCAAAGAACCTCCAGGACTGGAAGTTCATAGTTGTGAGGGATCCGGAGAGGCGGAGGAGGCTTGCTGAAGCCGCCAAGAACCAGTGGTTCATCGCGGAGGCACCTGTGGTCATAGCAGCCTGCGGGACTGAGACAAGGTACGTGATGACATGCGGCCAGCACACCTACACCATAGACGTGTCAATCGCACTCGACCACATGACGCTTGAGGCAACAGAGCTCGGCCTCGGGACGTGCTGGATCGGCGCGTTCTACGAGGACAGGGTCAAGAAGATCCTGGAGGTGCCAGAGAACGTCCGCGTCGTCGCGCTCCTTCCTCTTGGATACCCTGCGGAGGACCCGGCGCCAAGGCCGAGAAAGCCCATCGAGGAGATCGTCTGCTACGAGAGATGGTGCTGA
- a CDS encoding winged helix-turn-helix domain-containing protein — MDELMGFVLGNSQRERVIQVLGSKGPMSAEKIAKIERITPPAIKKVLQDLGERGLIEESDGTWRLTEKGVELERELRRRS, encoded by the coding sequence ATGGATGAGCTGATGGGATTCGTTCTGGGAAACAGCCAGAGGGAGCGCGTGATACAGGTTCTTGGATCGAAGGGCCCGATGAGCGCCGAGAAGATCGCAAAGATCGAGAGGATAACGCCGCCTGCTATAAAAAAGGTGCTTCAGGATCTGGGCGAGAGGGGACTGATCGAGGAGTCTGATGGCACTTGGCGCCTTACAGAGAAGGGTGTTGAACTCGAAAGGGAGCTCAGGAGAAGATCATAG
- a CDS encoding MFS transporter yields MNRTTKLLMLSDILVLTGLGLIQPILAIFINDGVAGGSVLSAGIASTLFLVTKSLVQLPFGMYIDRVKNKSRWLLIGTSIVACVPVMYIFIDSIYQVYVAEIINGIGSGLAYPAWIALWSANVEKGNEGFEWSLYSTSTGLGTAFTAAVGAAIASMLGFTATFVFTSMMCLMGSGIILMLDREERVAVSPFASTTPV; encoded by the coding sequence GTGAATCGCACTACAAAGCTGCTGATGCTATCGGATATCCTCGTGCTCACAGGGCTCGGGCTGATACAGCCCATACTGGCGATATTCATAAACGATGGAGTTGCGGGTGGCAGCGTTCTGTCCGCGGGAATAGCGAGCACGCTCTTCCTGGTCACAAAATCACTGGTCCAGCTGCCTTTCGGAATGTACATCGACAGAGTGAAGAACAAGAGCAGATGGCTTCTCATAGGCACATCAATTGTGGCATGTGTGCCTGTCATGTACATATTCATTGACAGCATATACCAGGTGTATGTTGCGGAGATCATCAACGGCATCGGAAGCGGTCTTGCATATCCGGCGTGGATAGCCCTGTGGAGCGCAAATGTTGAGAAGGGCAACGAGGGGTTTGAGTGGTCTCTCTACTCCACATCAACAGGGCTCGGGACAGCGTTCACAGCAGCGGTCGGTGCGGCCATAGCCAGCATGCTCGGGTTCACTGCAACCTTCGTCTTCACAAGCATGATGTGCCTTATGGGATCAGGGATAATACTGATGCTCGACCGGGAGGAGCGCGTGGCGGTGAGTCCCTTCGCGTCGACAACTCCGGTCTGA